DNA from Scheffersomyces stipitis CBS 6054 chromosome 1, whole genome shotgun sequence:
TCTTGGTATTCGGCAATATACCTCACCGTAATACTACACAGATTATAATCtctgtatatatataaaaaCATCGAAAGCATCGAAAACAGGACAAAGTGACTAGAACTCTTTGTGGTATTTGACACAGGAATAGGACGAATAGAATTTAACCGGATAGATTCATTCTTACACACAGGACATGGGTATCGCACATGAAATCGCACTGGAGATGGAGCAAAATGAGCCAcacagagaaagaaaaattttcacaaGCAGAAGGGGTGAATGAAACGCCACATGATATCAACATGGATAGAAAAACACTTCCACATCAACCGAATTCAGCAAACGGACAGAAAGCCAACGATCTGCTCAAAGACTAGAGCAATATCGAAGGATGACAGTAAAAGCAGACACTAACAGGGCTCATAACCTATTGAAATgggaattgttgatatgaTGGACTCTAGTTTATGTAGACCTCTTGATTGCCTATCCATGTTGTAATttgtctgtcttcttctttatcttgatACAACTGTTTAAACAAGGCGCGCAACTTGTCTATATGGATACAGCGTATCTTacagttgttcaatatgtTATTCTCTACATCTCTAGAATAACCTCCCTCAAATGAATCGTAAATTGATTAATTATAAACGTataaactttttcaagactttgaggatttcagctttcttttaTACCTCAGAGTTGCCTGCACATCAGTGCGGCttaatttgcaacctgtGCGTTTCTGAATAATGCTTctaatctgaaatattatttcttGCATTCGCAGTTTCTTGCACGCTCAGTTTCTTGTTATATAACTAAACTTCAATCTATTGGATTACTCTAGatttccaatctcaacaGTACGGATTGAAACAGGCTCCATTGATATGGAATGAAACAATGAATAGTTTCCTTGAGAAGATCGGGTTTAAAAGGTCTTTGTCAGAGTATGGACTATACACGAGAAgtgttgaaattcagagaattgaaactatAATTGTAATCTAACAATCAGATAACTATGTGCAGTACTGGCTgcaaatttacaaataaGGAAGTTCCACTGGTCCTATCTCTGAGAATAGGAGTAACCCCTTATCAGACCCGCCTCAACGGAATAGAACTTATCCgtaatgaaattggaggCGGGCTAGAGATAAGAATAGGGGGAGAtaagaatatgaataagGGGGAAGATAAGGGGATCTgaacaatataaatatggtaggatattctccaatatcagaagaataatcagaacttgaaattgaacttcattatcaagagttaactatatctttattaatatacaatgtctaattttcaacaggttatgagccaATCCGTCTCAAACATCAAGTTTGATGACTCCCAGAAACTAGTTTCGCGTTTCAACTATCGTGAATGGCGTACGCGTATGGAGGTCACTATTGGGACTCTTGGTATGGAGTTCCGGGgtttcattgaaaaatctgaacCACCTACCGAGGCTTCGTTGTTTATTCTTTTTAACCTGACGCTTCAGCTGCTTATTGACAAGACGGTGTCTaaagagattgttgattctcttcttgccGAGAATCTTTCTGGTCAGGCTCTTTGGGAGGCTATCCatgttgaactgtttgctttggaagctcagtagattgaatcggattattcataatgtaggacagtatattgattaacttatttaagatagataatttccatatagaagaagaaaagttatagaaagttagaaaggagaagggggagtaagacccccttaaatagatgccaaatacaatcacaggctgacccctcatcgggatgaaatgaaacgacatgaccagaatttcaggttagtcggacataattgattctcattggtagatgttatcttatcacattactgtgcacaattatgtctgaatggctgcaaatcctgcattcataaagtttacgcattggattaaaaatagaatatagaatatgcttttaggtttgatatcagcatattcaacatcccCCCTTAATCCAATGGTCATTTAATTATGATAGTTGCATTCCTGATAGTTGGATTAAGTGTTGGAAGGTTCCTGGAGTTAGTCCTTTTGTAAACATGTCTGCAACGTTGTCagcagatttgatttggcgaagtttgacaatattgtctatgattttgtcaCGGATGAAATGATAGCGAATATCTATGTGTTTCGTACGTTCGTGGTGTACAGGATGTTCGCTGAGTTTGATACACGAGGTGTTATCTTCCCAAATCATTATTGGTAGTGATATTGGGATGTGaagttctctgaagaatgttATTAGCCAGATAACTTCTTTTATAACGGTTGCGAGAGCCATGTACTCAGCTTCAGTGGTTGACAACGCTGTGGtggtttgtttcttggatttccaagagattAGGCTTCCCCCATACTTGATGGCATACCCACTGATTGATTTCCTGTCACTGCTATCACTTCCCCAGTCTGAGTCAACAAACACTTGTAGATCGTTTATGTTTGTGTAGTGCTGACCGAGTTTCTGTGTTCCCTTTAGATAGCGGAGAACATGTTTGGCGGCAGTTAGAGTTACCTCTGTTGGTTCGTTGAAGTACCGACTTAacattccaacaatatacGCAATATCACCTCGTATGGTATTGCTAGCGTAAAGAAGCTTTCCTACTATGCTTCTGTAAATTGTTGCATCGCAGggtttggatttctggTTTAGATGCTGTCCCTGAATAATAGGACTTTTCACGCTGttgagctcttcaagatttagTTCCTCCaacgttttcttgatgtagtcagaaagatttgCTGTGATCCCATCAGGGCCCTGTTCTATGTTGATTCCTAGGAATTTGCGTGCCAATCCAAGatccttcatcttgaacttgttcaggagaagtttcttggcctcgtagatttcattttctcgagGACTCGCAATAAGTAGGTCATCGACGTAAAGGCCAAGAATCacattatttcttctgtagatccCGAACTCGGATTTTGATCGAATAAAGCCgttattctccaagaatttaTTAATAGTCGAGTTCCAGATCAATGGAGCTTGTTTTAGACCGTAGagtgatttgttcaacttacAAACCATATGTGGATATTGTTCATCTATGAAACCTTTAGGCTGCTTAATGTAGAGTTCTGTGTCAATCTTCCCATTTAGGAAGGCCGTCGAGACGTCCATCTGatgaatcttcatcttatGTACAGCCGCTATGGCTAGTAGAAGTTTGATACTTTCACTCCTGATCACAGGCGcaaaggtttcttcatagtcAATTCCATGTTTTTGTCTAAAACCTAGAGCAACTAGTCTGGCTTTGTAAgttccatcatctttgatGGTATATACCCACTTCATTCCTAGGGCTCGTTTTCCCTTAGGAAGCTCAGCAAGAGTCCACGTAGAGTTTTCCATTTGAGCACcaaattccttgttcaTAGCTTCAATCCATCGTTCTCGTTGAGGACTGTTAGTGGCTTCCTCATAGGTGCGTGGCACTTGTGGAGTCATTATGGTGACCATAAATGCACTGCTACCCATAATGAGAGGTTGGCCATGTGTTTCAGTATAGTCGAGATCGTTGGGattgtctgcttctgaaaacgaTTCACTATCGGTGGTGATGtactcaatttgttgtctctgtggatagttgatcaaattttGATTGTTCAGTTGTCTCTGTGACCGTGTTGGAACAAGTATTGGTCTGTGTGCCCGCTTGAGTGTTTGTGGATGTGTTCCATCACGCGACGGAACCGGGGTGAGTTTATGCTTAACCCCATTCACCGGAGGAGGACGCGACacaacaagatgagttagtttgttgttggtcTCAGAATTCAGAGGGACCAAGGCACGGTCAGTCAGCGATAGGATGAGTTCCATCCCCCCTGAAGCAGGCAACTCAATGAGACGAGTAGGCGAACGACCCGGAGGGAGGAGGAATTGCTGAGGACGAGATTGAAGTGGGGGAGAATCAGGAACCTCAATAATAGGAGAGGATTGAGGAGAGTCGGATTGAACGACCCGAGGCAGTGGttgaggaggaggtggaggtgTAGAGGACACCACAGTCTGCGTAGTAGGAGTATGACGAGTGAGCGGCAGAGGATAAGTGGCGGAGGCGTCCTCCATGTCCGTATTAGAAGTAGGACGAATAAGCGGAAGGGGATCCATGTCAGAGGCATCCTCCATTTCCGAGTcatgataagaagaaaggtcATCCGAATCCATCACCACGATGTCCATATAGGTTGACGgatctggatattcttcctGATCCAGCAGAACATCCATAGAGGAGCGTGTGGAGATCAGAGGTGACGAACGTGGATGAGTACCGTATTGGTCAGGAGCATCGAAGAATTCCTGATCAGAGACTACTTCCATGTCATAGCCATCTTCAGACATAGGCTCAGGCTCAGTATCCGTAGAGTCTATTTCCATGGGTATGGCTGATGAAGATCCAGGGATAGGGGATGGAGCCTCAACCGCAGGATGAGGAAGACCGAGAGGAGCAGTAGGAGCAGATGGTCTATTGCgaggaacaggaagaaggGAGGGTACTGTACGAGGTGCTGGAAGTGAAGGTACCGTACGAGGTGCTGGAAGAGATGGCACCttacgagttgaaggaagggAGGGTACCTTACGAGGAGCAGGAAGGGATGGTACCGTACGAGGAGCAGTAAGAGTTGGTACCTCacgagaagaagcaggagCTGTATAGGAGTCGTCGGACAGCTCGTAGGAGTCAGAGGGAGGCAGATCGGACCTCTGAGCCAGAACAACGGCACGGGATGGTGCAGTTAGGGCCgcagaagtagaaggtaccagagtatcagaaggtaccagagtagcagaaggtaccggagcagaagaaggtaccggagcagaagaaggtaccggagcagaagaaggtaccggagtAGAAGCAGGCGCCGGAGTAGGAGAAGATAccagaataggagaaggCACCGGTGTAGGAGTCGACGGAGGCTGCGACAGAGGAGTAGTAGATGCAGCAGGAGAGACCGGTGCCGAAGCAGACGACAGAGCTGCAGATGAACCTGGCGATTGAGAAACAGTACTGCCAGATGGCGTGGATGGAGGCGAGGGAGATGGGGCCAGAGACACACGAGGACCCTGAGTGAGGCCTGGAGCAGGTGccagaatagaaggaaaactgccaccaccactaccaccaccaccaatggagGTAGCCGACACGACAGTAGACGTCAGAGGTCTTgcaaaaggaaagacattttcctgGAACCGAACATGAGAAGAGGTAATCACTTGTCTGGTAGCGAGATcataaacaagatgagcTTTCCGAAACGGAtcagatccaagataaaCACCCTTGATTGCACGAGCgaccaacttcagttgACGGTGATTGGGTGGAACATTCACAAAGGCAGCACACCCAAACACTTTAAGTTGAGATAAGATAGGCCTCGCGCCATGccagagttcaaatggcgagcgattttggagaacaggTGTTGGTAGCCTGTTTAGGAGAAATGCAGCATGTTGGAGTGCATGCGGGAAGAGGGGCGAAGGAAGAGAGCTCGCAGTGATCATGGTACGCgttttgtcaagaacggaGCGAATCGCTCTTTCAGCACGTCCATTTTGGTGTGAGTTACCAGGCACAGTGAGCTGGGTCTGGATCCCTTCTGCcgcaaagaatgaagtaagCGTCAGATTAACAAACTCAcctccattgtcagaacGAAAGTTACAGACACGGTAGCCACCAcgactggagaagtggttTGTCCATGCCTTAATaactttgataatgaagtccGCAGCatccgatttcttgagaagaggCCCAACAGCCTTGAAGCGAGTAAagtcgtcaagaagaatacaaaaataaaacaacgAGGAGGGACCACCGGCATGAGGACCGGACAAAtcacagtgaagaagttgcaaggGAGCAGATGTGACTGGGCCGGTGGTCGTTTTGGGAATAACCCGAGTGCTCTTGGAGCTAAGACATGCTTCACATGAAATCGAGTCGTGAACAGCCGTGCGAGGCATGTTCGGATATTTCAAGGCCAGACGAACGACAGTCGGGGAAGGGTGGCCAAGGCGAGCATGGACAAGAGCAGAGGCAGAAATAGGTGCCACACCAGCGTCCGCAGCAGGAGCAGCGACCGTAACAGGAGCGGGGGCCGAGTAGGCAGAGTGGTTAACCCGCGAGACAGTCGAGGGGCGGACAATTTCGAGACACAGCAAGTAAAGATTTCTCAGGTCTCTGGTAGCAAGTTGGCCATATTTAGGgtgaacaatatcatcatgAGAGATAACAAGCTTGTCGCCCGTAGTAGTAACAGCcaggatggaaagaagattctgagtaCAGTCAGGAACGTAAAGAACATTGAACACCCGAATCTTCTGACCATGGAGATCAAACACAAGAGTACCACGACCGGCAATCGAGAGAGGCTCGTGACCGGCGTTCAtgacagaaccagagtGAGGAACGATGTCATGGAAGAGACTTCTATCGTTACAAATGTGGGTAGAAGCAcctgaatcaaaaataaagctggcagaggaagaagaagccaagaggGCATAGTGGGTGTAGTGAGCGAGATGAGCATAATAAGCACCGGGCTggtcaaaaccaaaagtcAGAGCATCATCAGCGAGAGCATAATGAGCAGCAGGCTTTGGACGAGAGCCGTGCCTCCTGCGGTGCTTTCCTGGACCGCCAGGACCGAAGCGAGAAGCCATACGAGGAACTTCACCCTCACGATAAGGAGCAGGGCAGTTCTTGGCCATGTGACCACACCCATAGCAGTTGTAGCAATCAAGCTGCCAAATCAGATCCGTACCTTtagccttgatcaagttcctGGTGACAGGaccagaaggagaagaCAAGGACGTAAGGGCATAAGCAGATTGAGACGAGGACAGGACAAGCAAGGCGGAGGACGTGGCAGGTGGAGTAAGCTCATCATGAtaagcaaagaaattgagaacttcgTCCGCA
Protein-coding regions in this window:
- a CDS encoding predicted protein, with the protein product MSNFQQVMSQSVSNIKFDDSQKLVSRFNYREWRTRMEVTIGTLGMEFRGFIEKSEPPTEASLFILFNSTLQSLIDKTVSKEIVDSLLAENLSGQALWEAIHVESFALEAQ